One part of the Cyclobacteriaceae bacterium genome encodes these proteins:
- a CDS encoding acyltransferase gives MSSLVVKDTSSNRRGWIDYARGFVIIYVVYRHALTGLLNSGVNIKNAIYLVQESSMPVFFIVSGIFIYSSALKRGLDTFVRFKFESLMYPYFVWAFIHLTIQILFNYFSNSDKDVSYYVYLITYPRAIDQFWYLYTLFAAMLLFAVVNFKLLKFNIFANVILAVVLYFLSFYIHTNYFAIHDVFFYYIFLVFGFLIAGTILHSNGSFFSGRWLYYVLPVFVLLQIYWAREYPNVHFVIDLDYVGFIVFVPITIIGTMVLFFISYKLDQWKFLKVIQYIGSHSLYIYIMHLIFAGAIRVMLLRFFPSMPSIVVLLLIIIGGVLIPVLCYNVLIKLRLNGLFTPPAGIKRFIYFGSKPQ, from the coding sequence ATGAGTTCACTTGTTGTTAAAGATACTAGTTCCAATAGACGCGGCTGGATTGATTATGCAAGGGGCTTTGTCATTATATATGTCGTCTACAGGCACGCTTTAACGGGTTTGCTTAATTCCGGTGTTAACATAAAAAATGCTATTTACCTGGTTCAAGAATCAAGTATGCCTGTTTTTTTTATCGTTTCGGGTATATTCATTTATTCGAGTGCACTTAAAAGAGGGTTGGATACATTCGTTCGTTTTAAGTTCGAGTCTTTAATGTATCCCTATTTTGTGTGGGCATTTATTCATCTTACTATTCAAATATTATTTAACTATTTCTCTAATTCGGATAAAGATGTTTCTTATTATGTGTATTTAATTACTTATCCGAGAGCTATCGATCAATTTTGGTATTTATACACACTGTTTGCTGCTATGCTGCTTTTTGCGGTGGTGAACTTTAAACTTTTAAAGTTTAATATTTTTGCGAATGTAATTCTTGCTGTGGTACTTTATTTTTTGTCTTTTTATATCCACACTAATTATTTCGCCATACATGACGTATTTTTCTATTACATATTTTTGGTTTTTGGTTTTTTAATAGCGGGCACTATTCTACATAGTAATGGTAGTTTCTTTTCGGGAAGGTGGCTGTATTATGTGTTGCCGGTTTTTGTGTTATTGCAAATTTATTGGGCCCGTGAATACCCAAATGTCCACTTTGTTATCGATCTGGATTATGTGGGGTTTATAGTGTTTGTGCCAATCACAATTATTGGTACTATGGTTTTGTTTTTTATCTCTTATAAACTTGATCAGTGGAAATTTTTGAAAGTAATACAATACATCGGAAGTCATTCCCTATACATTTATATCATGCATTTGATTTTTGCAGGGGCGATTCGTGTTATGTTATTGAGGTTTTTCCCATCAATGCCCTCAATAGTTGTGCTTCTCTTAATTATAATAGGCGGAGTGCTGATCCCTGTCCTCTGTTATAATGTACTAATAAAGTTGAGATTAAACGGATTGTTCACCCCGCCTGCTGGCATCAAGCGATTTATTTATTTCGGCAGTAAACCTCAATAG
- a CDS encoding TolC family protein translates to MKTIQYLTLMLVLGWDATQAQNVDYNKIILPDRVQSQDFGEKLVQLAWKNHPKNEILKRELLIAQYQVGRSAADWMDLITIQGNLNEINIKGADPNFPVFFPRYNFGLIIPLGVFVTNPNETKQNKQRLLIAQDEINAQKLEIRRVVLKAYNEYLMRERIFKIQSQQFSDIESNFKLVEQRFKNGEITFELYTASQTDLNRASILLLESDRDYKNAKLDLEQLIGVRLEDVM, encoded by the coding sequence ATGAAAACTATACAATACTTAACCCTTATGCTAGTGCTTGGTTGGGATGCTACACAAGCACAAAACGTTGATTACAACAAGATCATCTTACCTGACCGGGTTCAAAGCCAGGACTTTGGTGAGAAATTAGTTCAGCTCGCATGGAAAAACCATCCAAAAAATGAGATATTAAAGCGCGAGTTGTTGATCGCTCAATACCAGGTTGGTCGTTCTGCGGCCGATTGGATGGATTTGATAACTATACAGGGAAACCTAAACGAAATAAACATAAAGGGTGCCGATCCTAATTTTCCGGTTTTTTTTCCCCGTTATAATTTTGGCTTAATAATACCTTTGGGCGTTTTTGTGACTAATCCAAACGAGACCAAACAAAATAAGCAAAGATTATTGATTGCTCAGGATGAAATAAATGCGCAAAAACTGGAGATACGGAGAGTGGTACTAAAGGCATACAATGAATACTTGATGCGCGAACGAATCTTTAAAATCCAATCGCAACAGTTTTCGGATATTGAAAGTAATTTTAAATTGGTTGAACAACGCTTTAAAAATGGAGAAATAACGTTTGAGCTTTATACGGCAAGCCAAACAGACCTTAACCGTGCCTCAATTCTTTTACTGGAATCTGATCGTGATTACAAAAATGCCAAACTCGATCTTGAGCAATTGATTGGTGTTAGACTTGAAGATGTAATGTAA
- a CDS encoding flippase: MIPPSEVGVWVLFTSVGGILETLRIGFIRTPFVSMLVVAKEDEYSKIIQNSLILHFILTCAIVILLSVSAGFLSKFWYAEKLEQLFYIYAANSLFLIAFFHFEYLLQARLEFKAIFIANFIRLFIFFAYILAYYIIGSSPSLNELALIQVCSTLIASFFSFQLLKNNVPTFYRGLFDSRILWKLFRLGKYTFGTNVSSMLIKNTDSWMIGRLISTAGVAMYNPALRISNIVEVPTLAIANIVFPQVGSKMRDSGIEGVQSIYYKSVSLILAVMLPVVLPVYFLADFIILAIFGKEYMDAVPILQVTIFYTLLVPFSRQFGTIMDALQMPKLNFYLSLLMAVINIILNYFFLQLYGVIGAAYSTVISFCFIFIVNQSILHYKFKINTWKVFLEVIAWYSFGWRFCKNWISLKIR; the protein is encoded by the coding sequence ATGATACCCCCATCAGAAGTAGGGGTTTGGGTTTTATTTACCAGCGTTGGGGGTATTCTGGAAACATTACGGATTGGTTTTATACGTACCCCTTTTGTAAGTATGCTGGTTGTTGCAAAAGAAGATGAATATTCAAAAATCATACAAAATTCCCTTATCCTTCATTTTATCCTGACTTGTGCCATAGTCATTTTGTTAAGTGTGAGTGCCGGTTTCTTGTCAAAGTTTTGGTACGCTGAAAAACTCGAACAATTGTTTTATATATATGCGGCAAATTCACTATTCCTCATAGCTTTCTTTCACTTTGAGTACTTGCTGCAAGCAAGGCTGGAGTTTAAAGCTATTTTCATAGCCAACTTCATCAGGCTGTTTATCTTTTTTGCCTACATTCTTGCCTATTATATCATTGGCAGTAGCCCTTCATTGAATGAACTGGCCCTTATCCAGGTTTGCTCAACACTAATAGCCTCATTTTTCTCATTTCAATTGTTGAAGAACAATGTGCCTACTTTTTATAGAGGGCTTTTTGATTCAAGAATCCTGTGGAAATTATTTCGATTAGGCAAATATACATTTGGCACTAATGTTAGTTCTATGCTTATTAAAAATACTGATAGTTGGATGATTGGTCGATTAATTTCTACTGCGGGAGTCGCCATGTATAATCCAGCCCTCCGTATTTCCAACATTGTAGAGGTGCCCACGCTTGCCATTGCTAATATTGTATTTCCCCAGGTAGGAAGTAAAATGAGGGATTCTGGAATTGAGGGCGTCCAGTCAATATATTATAAGTCCGTTAGCCTGATACTGGCAGTGATGCTTCCGGTAGTGCTTCCGGTTTATTTTTTGGCTGATTTTATTATACTGGCGATTTTTGGTAAGGAATACATGGATGCGGTTCCTATTCTTCAGGTTACTATATTTTATACACTTTTAGTCCCTTTTAGCAGGCAATTTGGAACGATTATGGACGCCCTTCAAATGCCCAAGCTTAATTTCTATTTATCATTGCTAATGGCTGTTATCAATATCATATTGAATTACTTTTTCCTTCAACTTTATGGTGTGATTGGCGCGGCTTACAGTACGGTTATTTCTTTCTGTTTTATTTTTATTGTGAACCAGTCAATACTCCACTATAAGTTTAAAATCAATACTTGGAAAGTTTTTTTGGAAGTAATTGCGTGGTATAGTTTCGGGTGGCGTTTTTGTAAAAATTGGATTAGTTTGAAGATACGATGA
- a CDS encoding carbamoyltransferase, whose product MKILGISAFYHDSAAAIIEDGEIIAAAQEERFTRKKHDPGFPSQAVKFCLDYAGTTIDKLDAIAFYDKPLLKFERLLETYYAFAPKGVSSFITAIPVWLREKMFLKRLILDELSKISDFDKKKLKLLFPEHHLSHAASAYYSSPFEDSAIMTIDGVGEWATASICHGTGKDIKILKELKFPHSLGLLYSAFTYFLGFKVNSGEYKLMGLAPYGVPGSEQVNNYIAIIKEKLVSIKEDGSIWLNQEYFNYATGLRMVHEDKWEKLFGFKARKPEDELEAHHCNLGLAIQHVTEEAVILMGKEAQRLTGSKHLCLAGGVALNCVANGKLLNTGIFDDIFIQPAAGDAGGALGAAQAAYHIYFGKERVAPKTMDGMKGSYLGPEFSDLDAEHVIRKYAAKGKHFNDYSELCAYVAQRIAEDNVVGWMQGRMEFGPRALGGRSILGDPRSAEMQRKLNVKIKYRESFRPFAPSVLAEDCPQYFEHKSSSPYMLLVQPVLESRRKPLPEGYNSFSLKDKLYHLRSDMPAITHIDFSARIQTVHKETNPRYYQLIEAFKKLTGYGVIVNTSFNVRGEPIICTPEDAYRCFMRTEMDYLVVGNYVFEKKVQPEWQEKDNWKEEFTLD is encoded by the coding sequence ATGAAAATTCTTGGTATTTCTGCCTTTTATCACGACTCTGCAGCCGCCATAATTGAAGATGGCGAAATTATAGCCGCAGCCCAGGAAGAACGCTTTACCCGCAAAAAACATGACCCGGGTTTCCCCTCCCAAGCAGTCAAGTTCTGCCTCGATTATGCCGGCACTACTATTGATAAACTGGATGCCATTGCCTTCTACGACAAACCGTTATTGAAATTTGAGCGCCTCCTGGAGACCTACTATGCCTTTGCCCCAAAAGGAGTTTCATCCTTCATAACAGCCATTCCTGTGTGGCTACGTGAAAAAATGTTCCTCAAACGATTGATCCTTGATGAGCTTTCAAAAATTTCGGACTTTGATAAGAAGAAACTTAAGCTCTTGTTTCCGGAACACCACCTTTCACATGCAGCCAGTGCGTATTATTCCTCTCCTTTTGAGGATTCGGCTATTATGACGATTGATGGCGTAGGCGAATGGGCTACTGCCTCCATTTGCCACGGTACTGGAAAAGACATTAAAATCCTAAAAGAACTTAAGTTCCCCCATTCTTTGGGATTATTGTATTCGGCATTCACTTATTTCCTTGGTTTCAAGGTGAATTCTGGTGAATATAAACTTATGGGTTTAGCTCCATATGGCGTTCCGGGCAGCGAGCAGGTAAATAATTATATAGCTATCATTAAAGAAAAGCTTGTTTCTATCAAGGAAGATGGATCAATTTGGCTGAATCAGGAATACTTTAACTATGCCACCGGGCTTCGCATGGTGCATGAAGATAAATGGGAAAAACTTTTTGGCTTCAAAGCCCGAAAACCTGAGGATGAGCTTGAAGCACATCACTGCAACCTGGGCCTGGCGATACAACACGTAACCGAAGAAGCAGTTATTTTGATGGGTAAAGAGGCACAACGCCTTACCGGCTCAAAGCATTTGTGCCTTGCCGGAGGGGTTGCCTTAAACTGCGTGGCCAACGGAAAACTGCTCAATACCGGCATTTTTGACGACATCTTTATACAACCTGCAGCAGGTGATGCCGGAGGAGCGTTGGGTGCTGCACAGGCAGCCTATCATATATATTTTGGTAAAGAACGTGTTGCACCAAAAACTATGGATGGAATGAAAGGATCATACTTAGGGCCTGAATTCTCCGATCTGGATGCTGAACACGTAATCCGAAAATACGCGGCCAAGGGTAAGCACTTTAACGACTATTCCGAACTGTGTGCGTATGTGGCACAGCGAATTGCCGAAGACAATGTAGTGGGTTGGATGCAAGGCCGGATGGAGTTTGGACCCCGGGCGTTAGGTGGCAGAAGCATCTTGGGTGACCCACGAAGTGCTGAAATGCAACGAAAGCTTAACGTAAAAATCAAATACCGGGAATCATTCAGGCCTTTTGCCCCCTCCGTTCTTGCGGAAGATTGCCCACAATATTTCGAGCATAAATCTTCTTCGCCCTACATGTTGTTGGTACAGCCAGTACTGGAATCCAGGCGTAAACCTTTACCAGAAGGCTATAATTCTTTCTCACTGAAAGATAAATTATACCATCTCCGCTCCGACATGCCGGCAATTACACATATTGATTTCTCTGCCCGCATTCAGACCGTGCACAAAGAAACAAATCCCAGATATTATCAACTCATTGAGGCCTTCAAAAAACTTACAGGATATGGTGTCATTGTAAACACCAGTTTCAATGTTCGTGGCGAACCCATCATTTGCACACCTGAAGACGCCTACCGCTGTTTTATGCGCACCGAAATGGATTATCTGGTGGTCGGGAATTATGTTTTCGAGAAAAAGGTCCAACCGGAATGGCAAGAAAAAGACAACTGGAAGGAAGAATTTACACTGGATTAA
- a CDS encoding O-antigen ligase family protein, which yields MKERINTFVIVFAVTFISVAVSYFMATSNILVGPLVILGVFGFFIFMGIIYDFSFGVYILFLLGTFMFYVSRLIPAPIPFGIFYDALVVITFAGIFLNVKQTKEWTNFNNVFTFFFVIITAYQLLQLFNPNAVSISGWLVSMRNNTSLLLYITFFQLFISLKNIRYFTILWLGVAVIVALYGIYQEVFGLTAFEWRWIFEAPGRFELFYVWGSMRKFSFLSDPAAYGMFLSFSGLAFVALAFGPYKGHWKFVFILTSLVVFVAMLYSGTRTATAMVAVGLLLLILMNINSTKVILFAMAIVFAGGIIFFGPFYSAEIIRLRSTFTPSEDASMGVRDYKRLRFQNYIRTHPIGGGLMTTGTSGLQYSPGHPLAEGWDPDSGYLATALELGWIGLIIFIAFFAVVMIKGIINHFSIADPFLKNMNLVYTMPFFALSVGHFTQHAMFSRPANLIVIATYALLIRLPQFDRLNSDTIKKV from the coding sequence ATGAAAGAGCGCATCAATACTTTTGTTATTGTATTTGCTGTTACATTCATTTCAGTAGCAGTGTCTTATTTCATGGCGACTTCAAATATTCTGGTTGGCCCGTTAGTCATTCTTGGGGTATTTGGCTTTTTTATTTTTATGGGTATTATCTATGACTTTAGTTTTGGGGTTTATATACTTTTTCTTTTGGGAACCTTTATGTTTTATGTCTCCCGCCTTATTCCGGCACCTATTCCATTTGGAATATTTTATGATGCATTGGTTGTGATAACTTTTGCGGGAATTTTTTTGAATGTAAAGCAAACAAAAGAGTGGACAAATTTTAATAATGTTTTTACGTTTTTCTTCGTCATTATTACAGCTTATCAACTTTTACAGCTATTTAACCCCAATGCTGTATCTATAAGTGGGTGGCTGGTGTCCATGAGAAACAATACCTCGCTATTGCTTTACATTACTTTTTTTCAACTTTTTATATCCCTTAAAAACATAAGGTATTTTACAATTCTTTGGCTTGGTGTGGCAGTGATTGTTGCCCTTTACGGAATTTATCAGGAGGTTTTTGGTTTAACTGCCTTTGAGTGGAGATGGATTTTTGAAGCCCCTGGACGATTTGAGCTTTTTTATGTATGGGGCAGCATGAGAAAGTTTTCTTTTCTTTCCGATCCTGCTGCTTATGGAATGTTCCTGTCCTTTAGTGGGTTAGCGTTTGTTGCTTTGGCCTTTGGTCCATATAAAGGGCATTGGAAATTTGTTTTCATTTTAACTTCGCTTGTTGTATTTGTAGCCATGCTTTATTCTGGGACCAGAACAGCGACCGCCATGGTAGCGGTTGGGCTTTTGCTTTTGATTTTAATGAATATCAACAGTACAAAAGTCATCTTATTTGCCATGGCTATTGTATTCGCTGGCGGAATTATTTTCTTCGGACCATTTTATAGTGCCGAAATAATCCGGCTCCGTTCTACATTTACGCCTTCCGAAGATGCATCCATGGGGGTAAGGGATTATAAGCGGTTGAGATTCCAAAACTATATTCGTACCCACCCTATTGGTGGCGGGTTAATGACCACAGGAACAAGTGGGCTTCAGTATTCACCGGGTCATCCGTTGGCCGAAGGGTGGGATCCGGATAGTGGGTATCTTGCAACAGCGTTGGAGCTTGGGTGGATTGGATTAATTATATTTATAGCTTTCTTTGCAGTTGTGATGATCAAGGGGATAATTAACCATTTTTCAATTGCCGATCCGTTTCTTAAAAACATGAATTTGGTATACACTATGCCATTCTTTGCGTTATCTGTCGGGCATTTTACCCAGCACGCCATGTTTTCAAGGCCGGCAAATCTTATTGTTATTGCTACTTATGCCCTGTTAATTCGGTTACCCCAATTTGATCGATTAAACTCTGATACAATCAAAAAAGTATGA